A genomic region of Catalinimonas niigatensis contains the following coding sequences:
- a CDS encoding M4 family metallopeptidase, giving the protein MPTRKSLIWKGIITYDAERVPNAETVTIVNEDGTSFSDPAAVSAHYNASIAYDYFRTIHNRTSIDGNGGNILSVVNIVEADGNEMDNAYWNGAYMAYGNGNLAFRPLAGDTDVGGHEMSHGVISNTAGLIYKDQSGAINEHIADVFGVLIDADNFTLGEDVVLTEYFASGAMRDMEDPHNGGSSLNDNGWQPDHMSEIYTGSSDNGGVHINSGIPNRAFFLMATQLDRERTGAMYYHALTNYLTASSEFIDLRRALINAANDLYGEEEVQVVAGAFDAVGIADGDTPPDDEPDEDDELPSIGGEDLLLTVNTDEGDGNSLYLINLSQDDFEPISVTSVKRKPTVMDDGSTAFFVTEDERIQAISLTPPYEEVVISEESLWANLSVSKDGQRLAIISNQQLPEIWVADLTRETDSFMKFDLYNPTSQEGVVTYDVQYADAIEWDYSGEYLIYDAYNQVETFGIERDLEYWDVNFIRVWDNTANDFGDGDITKIFPGLPEGTSIGNPSFSKTNRNIVCFDLFNELEETYLIIAANLETGETRTIYENNTLGFPNYSNDDSFLVFDALDEEGNPVMGQIPLAENKLEAAGEPAFPYLQAKWTIWFSQGERVINSAENDLLSFALQQPESAIVGVIEGQRISLSVPDTVDITSMVANFEQSDKADVYVGDFRQISGLTSNDFTEDVTYTIVAENGDEKEYVVSITLETTEPNNPVGIEDELANSPAIYPNPFDQEILLSDPLVGNDVQLSLHNVLGQPFSLVKEGRRLKVTPPIRPGIYLLTIQKNNYRKVIRLVKE; this is encoded by the coding sequence ATGCCAACACGGAAATCGCTGATCTGGAAGGGGATCATTACTTATGATGCCGAGAGGGTACCCAATGCCGAAACCGTGACCATCGTGAATGAAGACGGTACCTCTTTCAGCGACCCTGCGGCAGTCTCTGCCCACTACAACGCTTCTATCGCTTATGATTATTTCCGCACCATCCACAACCGTACTTCTATTGACGGGAATGGAGGCAATATACTATCGGTGGTGAATATTGTAGAGGCAGATGGCAACGAGATGGACAATGCTTACTGGAATGGCGCTTATATGGCCTATGGAAACGGAAATCTGGCTTTCAGGCCTTTGGCCGGAGATACGGATGTAGGCGGGCACGAAATGAGCCACGGCGTAATCAGCAATACCGCTGGTCTGATTTATAAGGATCAGTCGGGAGCCATCAATGAGCACATTGCCGATGTGTTTGGCGTGCTGATAGATGCTGACAACTTTACGCTGGGAGAAGATGTGGTGCTGACCGAGTACTTCGCTTCCGGAGCCATGCGCGATATGGAAGACCCACACAACGGAGGCAGCAGTCTGAATGATAATGGCTGGCAGCCAGACCACATGAGCGAAATCTATACCGGAAGCAGCGACAACGGAGGAGTACACATCAACAGCGGGATTCCCAACCGCGCTTTCTTTCTGATGGCTACCCAACTGGATCGGGAGAGGACAGGAGCCATGTATTATCATGCCCTGACCAATTACCTGACCGCCAGTTCTGAATTTATAGACCTGCGCCGGGCACTCATCAACGCCGCCAATGATTTGTATGGCGAGGAAGAAGTACAGGTAGTAGCCGGTGCTTTTGATGCTGTAGGGATTGCGGATGGAGATACTCCCCCCGATGATGAACCTGACGAAGATGATGAGCTGCCTTCCATCGGTGGCGAAGACCTGCTGCTGACCGTAAATACCGACGAAGGAGATGGAAATTCTTTATACCTGATCAACCTGAGCCAGGATGACTTTGAACCTATCTCCGTCACTTCTGTCAAAAGGAAACCTACCGTGATGGATGACGGAAGTACCGCTTTTTTTGTCACTGAAGATGAAAGGATACAGGCCATTTCCCTGACACCCCCTTATGAAGAAGTGGTGATCAGCGAAGAATCACTTTGGGCTAATCTAAGTGTTTCCAAAGATGGGCAACGGCTAGCCATCATCTCCAACCAGCAACTCCCGGAAATCTGGGTAGCGGACCTGACCAGAGAAACAGATAGCTTTATGAAATTTGACTTGTACAACCCCACTTCTCAGGAAGGCGTAGTGACTTATGATGTGCAGTATGCTGATGCCATAGAGTGGGACTATTCCGGGGAATACCTGATTTATGATGCTTACAACCAGGTAGAAACCTTTGGGATAGAGCGCGATCTGGAGTACTGGGATGTGAACTTTATCCGGGTGTGGGACAATACCGCCAATGATTTTGGGGATGGTGACATCACCAAAATATTTCCCGGCCTGCCCGAAGGCACCAGCATTGGCAACCCTTCATTCTCCAAAACCAACCGGAATATTGTGTGTTTTGACCTGTTCAACGAACTGGAGGAAACCTACCTTATCATTGCTGCCAATCTGGAAACCGGTGAAACCAGAACCATTTATGAAAACAATACTCTGGGTTTTCCTAACTATTCCAATGACGACAGCTTCCTGGTTTTTGACGCACTGGATGAAGAGGGGAATCCGGTGATGGGACAAATTCCCCTGGCAGAAAATAAACTGGAAGCTGCCGGTGAACCTGCTTTTCCTTATCTGCAAGCCAAGTGGACGATCTGGTTTAGCCAGGGCGAACGGGTGATCAACAGCGCAGAAAATGATCTGCTGAGCTTTGCGCTACAGCAGCCGGAGAGTGCCATTGTAGGTGTGATAGAGGGGCAGCGTATCTCGCTTAGCGTACCAGACACAGTGGACATTACCAGCATGGTGGCCAACTTTGAACAGTCGGACAAAGCCGATGTGTATGTAGGCGACTTTCGGCAGATCAGCGGGCTGACCAGCAATGATTTTACGGAAGATGTAACTTATACCATAGTAGCAGAAAATGGTGATGAAAAAGAGTACGTAGTGAGCATTACGCTGGAAACTACAGAACCCAATAATCCGGTAGGAATTGAAGATGAGTTAGCTAATTCACCCGCGATCTATCCCAATCCCTTTGATCAGGAGATACTCTTAAGTGATCCGCTGGTTGGAAATGATGTACAACTCAGTCTGCATAATGTGCTGGGGCAGCCTTTCTCACTGGTAAAAGAGGGTAGAAGATTGAAAGTTACACCGCCCATCAGGCCGGGTATCTATTTACTTACCATACAGAAAAATAACTATCGCAAAGTGATACGGTTAGTGAAAGAATAA
- a CDS encoding phospholipase D-like domain-containing protein: MFGSNGTIDQQIIYTREEIYARLEKEFTAAQTEILIAVDRFTHQELLKLLFKKIEEGVKIEMIISEPIHGDSHEKEARDDKSSALEQLILQGATVLQVEQAAHDMVQQKFCVLDRKVALYGAYDWSIHEQGVQQESIVLTHHKSTVDRLVAHFYDIKGKAFQLKATPQKKSLLDHIRAVFGIKGSRPKHASQDNAEKQLPSATEDKRSEYERVLDSMIAAEVSNFDRELLRKQGYERAKANNGDAQVLSKGLDSVYSVFVNEINVIEDKKARLITKIEEQRVKSTGQLKEQLDLQMNTLDAQFDARRESLQHKITSLESQVAVHEKEIESIRNSKIPAVQEKNSQIEQQIKAQERDFVKPAFKWFEFIPVTLMNLGLLFYLFFFYSSAAYILLFSELDAKEARLRGITVNPPEVFNPEAIGMAADKGGSALFFIILFVFVPLSLALLGRFVKDLKWWGTTLMVLGIILVDAFIAYKVAEAIHNVEYLTGNVDVLWEFPMAFEDLNFYLVFILGALGLLLFKITFEKFMRFFEERNPDMNHRKNQQHIKHLRADIADNNARKLSYGEEIGRIEKEIIQRNSDIHICREELAVLPVKKTHQIESKKTEMTNKAQSMERITDIYKTHIENDILPISIDSIKDRINVFLEGWNDFLHDEYSVSKAIEKSKAAAEVATLWQTDKLSGNRFDQRIKA, translated from the coding sequence ATGTTTGGGAGCAACGGAACTATCGACCAGCAAATTATCTACACCCGGGAGGAGATTTATGCCCGCCTGGAAAAAGAATTTACCGCGGCACAGACAGAGATACTGATCGCAGTGGATCGTTTTACACATCAGGAATTGCTGAAGCTGCTGTTCAAAAAGATAGAGGAAGGAGTAAAAATTGAAATGATTATCTCCGAACCTATCCACGGAGATTCTCATGAAAAAGAGGCTAGGGATGATAAGTCTTCTGCGCTTGAGCAGCTTATCCTTCAAGGAGCTACTGTGCTTCAGGTAGAGCAGGCAGCGCATGACATGGTGCAGCAAAAGTTTTGTGTACTGGACAGAAAAGTGGCGCTCTATGGAGCTTACGACTGGAGTATACACGAGCAGGGAGTGCAGCAGGAAAGTATCGTACTCACCCATCACAAAAGCACGGTAGACCGACTGGTGGCTCACTTTTATGACATCAAAGGCAAAGCTTTTCAACTCAAAGCTACTCCTCAGAAAAAGTCTTTGCTGGATCATATACGCGCTGTTTTTGGCATCAAAGGGTCCAGGCCAAAACATGCTTCTCAGGATAATGCTGAAAAGCAACTGCCTTCTGCAACAGAGGATAAGCGAAGCGAATATGAGCGTGTACTGGATTCCATGATCGCTGCTGAGGTCAGTAACTTTGACCGCGAGTTGCTTCGTAAGCAGGGCTATGAGCGGGCCAAAGCCAACAATGGTGATGCCCAGGTACTGAGCAAAGGGCTAGACAGTGTCTACTCCGTCTTTGTCAATGAGATCAATGTGATTGAAGACAAAAAGGCTCGCCTGATTACAAAAATTGAAGAGCAGCGTGTCAAAAGTACGGGTCAGTTGAAAGAACAACTAGATCTACAGATGAACACCCTGGATGCGCAGTTTGATGCCCGGCGCGAGAGCTTGCAGCACAAAATTACCAGTCTGGAGTCGCAGGTAGCTGTGCATGAGAAAGAGATTGAAAGCATCCGCAACAGCAAAATACCGGCGGTGCAGGAAAAGAACAGCCAGATTGAGCAGCAGATCAAAGCGCAGGAGCGGGATTTTGTCAAGCCGGCTTTCAAGTGGTTTGAGTTTATTCCCGTTACGCTGATGAATCTGGGACTTTTGTTTTATCTCTTTTTCTTCTATTCTTCGGCAGCCTATATCCTGCTGTTCAGCGAGCTGGATGCCAAAGAGGCCAGGCTAAGAGGAATTACCGTCAACCCGCCAGAGGTGTTTAATCCTGAAGCCATTGGGATGGCAGCGGACAAGGGAGGCTCAGCCCTGTTTTTTATCATACTCTTCGTCTTTGTGCCGCTCTCGCTGGCTTTGCTGGGACGCTTTGTCAAAGACCTTAAGTGGTGGGGTACCACGCTGATGGTATTGGGTATCATCCTGGTAGATGCTTTTATTGCTTACAAAGTGGCTGAAGCCATTCATAATGTGGAATACCTGACGGGTAATGTGGATGTGCTTTGGGAGTTCCCGATGGCCTTTGAAGACCTGAACTTTTACCTGGTCTTTATCCTGGGTGCTTTGGGTCTGTTGCTGTTCAAGATTACCTTTGAAAAGTTTATGCGGTTTTTTGAAGAACGTAATCCTGACATGAACCACCGCAAGAACCAGCAGCATATCAAACACCTCAGAGCAGACATTGCCGACAACAATGCCCGTAAGTTAAGCTATGGAGAGGAGATAGGGCGTATTGAAAAAGAGATTATCCAGCGTAACAGCGATATCCATATCTGTAGAGAAGAACTGGCGGTTTTACCGGTGAAGAAGACCCATCAGATAGAGAGTAAGAAGACTGAGATGACCAACAAAGCCCAGTCTATGGAAAGGATTACGGATATTTACAAAACACATATTGAAAATGACATCCTGCCCATATCCATAGACTCTATCAAAGACCGTATCAATGTGTTTCTGGAAGGTTGGAACGACTTTCTGCATGATGAATATTCAGTAAGCAAAGCCATAGAAAAGTCCAAAGCTGCTGCCGAAGTGGCGACACTCTGGCAAACTGATAAACTGAGTGGTAACCGATTTGACCAAAGAATAAAAGCCTAG
- a CDS encoding universal stress protein produces the protein MKIQKLLILSDFSEVSTPLLRYGLALAQHLNARVWVQHTYSFPATISGEAYIPEDAFKNYEKRIVQEFDALKKELPALRDVQFELSCGDLVPEMNKLIESEQIDLVVIGNQGGGFITNILGSNTIKVIQHAHCPVLSVPDSIAFQPFQHMAMAMDLKATKPAVIQRIADFAQSFRARMDIIHVSEAPVAVDVNQLTHKLDKALENTSHQFFHVHTSDIDQAIAKHMEGNNDDLLILLPREHTFFDSLFQKSISRQLAYQKKVPLLSIHA, from the coding sequence ATGAAAATCCAGAAATTACTGATCCTTTCGGATTTCAGCGAAGTCTCCACTCCTTTGTTACGATATGGTCTGGCATTGGCACAACATCTAAATGCCCGGGTCTGGGTACAGCACACTTATTCTTTTCCTGCTACGATTTCGGGAGAGGCGTATATTCCGGAAGATGCATTTAAAAATTATGAAAAGCGCATTGTCCAGGAGTTTGATGCACTCAAAAAAGAGTTACCTGCTCTGAGAGATGTTCAGTTTGAGCTTAGCTGCGGAGATTTGGTACCGGAGATGAACAAGCTCATTGAAAGTGAACAGATTGATTTGGTAGTAATTGGTAATCAGGGTGGTGGATTTATCACCAATATTTTGGGAAGTAATACCATCAAAGTAATCCAGCACGCCCATTGCCCTGTACTCTCTGTACCTGACAGTATCGCCTTTCAGCCTTTTCAACATATGGCAATGGCTATGGATTTGAAAGCGACAAAGCCTGCTGTTATCCAGCGCATTGCAGATTTTGCGCAGAGCTTCCGTGCCAGGATGGATATCATTCATGTAAGCGAGGCCCCGGTAGCAGTAGATGTAAATCAACTGACGCACAAACTGGATAAAGCATTAGAAAACACTTCCCATCAGTTTTTTCATGTACATACTTCAGACATTGACCAGGCAATTGCAAAGCACATGGAAGGTAACAACGATGACTTGCTGATACTTCTCCCCAGGGAGCATACATTCTTTGATAGTCTTTTTCAGAAAAGCATCAGCAGACAGCTGGCCTATCAGAAGAAAGTACCTTTGTTAAGCATACATGCCTAA
- a CDS encoding AAA family ATPase: MRLLAHELAHTIQYRGNAYAQMVEGLRQEALTRYPALIVFEGNAPAQMKSAARELAIKLGKRLYEVDLSAVTSKYIGETEKNLDAIFSRATASGWILFFDEADALFGKRTNIKNAHDRFANQETTYLLRKIEHHLGMTILTTNLQGKAGKIRKICVRFPPFV, translated from the coding sequence ATGAGACTTTTAGCGCACGAACTCGCCCATACAATTCAATACAGAGGAAACGCCTATGCGCAAATGGTAGAGGGATTGCGTCAGGAAGCCCTTACGCGATATCCTGCGCTGATCGTTTTTGAGGGCAACGCACCTGCTCAAATGAAAAGCGCAGCAAGGGAACTGGCGATAAAGTTAGGGAAAAGGCTGTATGAGGTTGACTTGTCGGCTGTTACATCCAAATATATTGGCGAAACAGAAAAGAACCTTGACGCAATTTTTAGCAGAGCTACAGCATCAGGCTGGATACTGTTTTTTGACGAAGCCGATGCCTTGTTTGGGAAAAGAACGAATATAAAGAATGCACATGATCGCTTCGCAAATCAGGAAACGACTTATCTGCTCAGGAAGATAGAGCATCACCTCGGGATGACCATCTTAACTACAAACCTGCAGGGAAAAGCAGGCAAAATAAGGAAGATATGTGTGAGGTTTCCTCCTTTTGTATGA
- a CDS encoding DUF6992 family protein, translated as MKTHFSYDAGFKTIVCEQMPYLLTTGVFNPSSPKQTQQYNMQAFDHRIKQLKMAHARVLLAWAGVNTITSCILIFMTEAALFYFYAMNVCWGIVNTVVAAFIFYHHNHVFKKPLTLLQQMDYQRHAEKMILFNIGLDIAFVAVGSALYQQAYASIGGYIVLWKGFGAAVMMQGTFLCIQDSLFYWLHSKNRQKIYPLWQRMTENL; from the coding sequence ATGAAGACTCATTTTTCCTATGACGCTGGCTTCAAAACAATAGTGTGTGAGCAAATGCCTTATCTGCTTACCACAGGCGTATTTAACCCATCCAGTCCTAAACAGACGCAACAATATAATATGCAGGCTTTTGATCACCGGATAAAGCAATTAAAAATGGCACACGCCAGGGTTTTACTTGCCTGGGCGGGTGTAAATACAATTACAAGCTGCATCTTAATCTTTATGACGGAAGCCGCACTCTTCTACTTTTATGCCATGAATGTCTGCTGGGGCATTGTAAATACCGTTGTAGCAGCTTTTATATTTTATCATCATAACCATGTGTTTAAAAAACCTTTAACGCTGCTACAGCAGATGGATTATCAGCGGCATGCGGAGAAGATGATACTATTCAATATTGGGCTGGATATAGCTTTTGTAGCAGTTGGATCGGCTTTGTACCAGCAGGCTTATGCTTCCATCGGGGGCTATATTGTATTGTGGAAGGGGTTTGGTGCAGCAGTGATGATGCAAGGAACATTTTTATGCATACAGGATAGCCTTTTTTATTGGCTGCATTCAAAAAACCGACAGAAGATTTATCCTCTTTGGCAGCGCATGACAGAGAATTTGTAA
- a CDS encoding LuxR C-terminal-related transcriptional regulator, whose translation MKSFRQLQCCWEQQPFVPTEKHAEPYWQALPGGIGPSFTYVYDHVHSQYYHIDSSLQGILGYDAKEVKQEGLSFLDSIIHPEDREPVMQLLQEVWQLILTQPGPFRKDYTMSIDYRLKHANGQYIHLIQQNNILTTDAGGNVIYSMGTCFDISHWQKPTPCTLNLYYNNSLFKRWSATPPILISQREQEVVQEICEGKTSLEIAEQLHISMHTVNTHRKAIMRKLGIKGTPALVHFAQQHQLI comes from the coding sequence ATGAAGTCCTTTCGCCAACTACAATGCTGTTGGGAACAACAGCCCTTTGTGCCCACAGAAAAACATGCCGAACCTTATTGGCAAGCTTTACCAGGAGGCATAGGTCCCAGTTTTACCTATGTATATGATCATGTACATTCGCAGTACTATCATATAGATTCCTCCCTACAGGGGATATTAGGCTATGATGCCAAAGAAGTAAAACAGGAAGGACTGAGCTTTCTGGATAGCATTATCCATCCGGAAGACCGCGAGCCGGTGATGCAACTCCTGCAAGAGGTGTGGCAACTGATCTTAACACAACCCGGCCCCTTCCGTAAAGACTATACCATGAGCATAGACTATCGCCTGAAGCATGCCAATGGACAGTACATTCACCTCATCCAGCAGAACAATATCCTGACCACTGACGCAGGGGGTAACGTTATTTACAGCATGGGCACCTGCTTTGATATTTCTCACTGGCAGAAGCCTACCCCCTGTACGCTTAATCTGTATTACAACAATAGCTTGTTTAAGAGATGGAGCGCTACGCCACCCATACTTATCAGCCAGCGGGAGCAAGAAGTGGTACAGGAGATCTGTGAGGGCAAGACCTCTTTGGAGATAGCCGAGCAGCTTCATATTAGCATGCACACCGTGAATACACACCGCAAAGCCATCATGCGCAAGCTCGGCATCAAAGGTACCCCCGCCCTTGTCCACTTCGCCCAGCAACACCAGCTTATTTAG
- a CDS encoding NIPSNAP family protein, with translation MKKYNLNLICLLLGLLLSTSMTYGQKNNKYFYELKVYHFADEAQQKRVDQYLKDAYVPAIHRAGIEQVGVFHTTEDESPKTYVLVPYTSFEKIMQTEQALKKDKKYMSAGSDYLNAAHDNAPYERIESNLLHAFTDMPGPLMPKLNSPKSERVYELRSYEGATEKLYASKVNMFNEGNEIEIFNNLGFESVFYAETLFGARMPNLVYMTAYENRAERDKLWEDFRNDPTWLKLKAKDEYQNNVSKADIIFLRAAEYSDY, from the coding sequence GTGAAAAAGTACAACCTAAACCTGATTTGCCTGCTGCTGGGCTTGTTGCTCAGCACCTCCATGACTTACGGACAGAAAAACAACAAGTATTTTTACGAGCTCAAAGTCTATCATTTTGCTGATGAAGCTCAGCAGAAGCGTGTAGACCAATACCTCAAAGATGCTTATGTCCCTGCCATACACCGTGCCGGTATTGAGCAGGTTGGCGTCTTCCATACGACAGAAGATGAATCACCCAAAACCTATGTGCTGGTGCCTTACACTTCTTTTGAGAAGATCATGCAAACCGAACAGGCGCTGAAAAAAGACAAAAAGTATATGAGTGCCGGTAGTGATTACCTGAATGCTGCGCATGACAATGCGCCTTACGAACGTATTGAGTCTAACCTGCTGCATGCCTTCACGGATATGCCAGGCCCGCTTATGCCTAAACTGAATAGCCCCAAGAGCGAACGCGTATATGAATTGCGCAGCTATGAGGGAGCTACTGAGAAACTGTATGCCAGTAAAGTAAATATGTTTAATGAGGGCAATGAAATAGAGATTTTCAACAATCTGGGTTTTGAGTCGGTATTCTATGCAGAAACCCTATTCGGAGCCCGCATGCCTAACCTGGTATATATGACTGCCTATGAAAACCGTGCGGAAAGAGACAAGCTGTGGGAAGACTTCAGAAATGATCCTACCTGGCTAAAACTTAAAGCTAAGGATGAATACCAGAATAACGTTTCTAAAGCAGACATCATCTTCCTCCGCGCAGCGGAATATTCTGATTATTGA
- a CDS encoding pyridoxamine 5'-phosphate oxidase family protein, translated as MTGQLTENQINTILISSVSGRLGCCAEGKPYVVPIGYAYHQSYIYSHTREGLKVEMMRENPNVCFEVDQVDNLANWRSVIVHGSFEELTGEAAEEAMHILRSRLAPLQNSVYSLFLWDVQSKRLASQPRAAEVMFRIRISEKTGRFEKSE; from the coding sequence ATGACCGGTCAATTAACAGAAAACCAGATAAATACGATCTTGATCAGCAGTGTATCGGGCAGGTTGGGATGTTGTGCAGAGGGAAAACCTTATGTGGTTCCCATTGGGTATGCCTATCATCAATCGTACATCTACAGCCATACCCGCGAAGGGCTCAAAGTAGAGATGATGCGAGAGAATCCAAATGTCTGCTTTGAGGTAGACCAGGTGGATAACCTGGCCAACTGGCGCAGCGTGATCGTTCATGGCTCTTTTGAAGAGCTTACTGGTGAAGCTGCCGAAGAGGCCATGCATATTCTAAGAAGCAGGCTGGCACCCTTGCAAAACAGCGTGTACAGCCTTTTTCTATGGGATGTACAAAGCAAAAGACTGGCCTCTCAGCCTCGTGCTGCTGAAGTGATGTTCCGCATCCGCATCAGCGAGAAGACGGGGCGCTTTGAGAAAAGCGAATAA
- a CDS encoding DNA-binding domain-containing protein yields MAALYALVDNPLTPDPTDFRASVQHGKAVTEEELMEMIVLRNTGISISVAKKVIFEYGQALRHYMEKGRSVNGALLNSQFSISGVFTSEEDVFDANRHALHLNFTPGTLLKDVVEHVAVKKVEAMAGLPLISSYFDTESSSKNDVLTPNELGRIVGKRMKFDENDPAQGLFFVNDKKKDFAVVKFGECMPGKIIFKVPQMASGIYTLEIRCGADKIGKLKGSLTVA; encoded by the coding sequence ATGGCAGCACTTTATGCATTGGTAGACAACCCTTTAACGCCCGATCCTACCGACTTCCGGGCCTCAGTACAACATGGCAAAGCCGTGACCGAAGAAGAACTGATGGAGATGATCGTCTTACGCAATACCGGTATCAGCATATCGGTAGCCAAGAAGGTGATCTTTGAATATGGCCAGGCTTTGCGCCATTATATGGAAAAAGGACGGAGTGTCAATGGTGCTCTGTTGAACAGTCAGTTTAGCATCAGCGGGGTATTCACCAGCGAGGAAGATGTGTTTGACGCCAACCGTCATGCCTTGCATCTCAACTTTACACCTGGTACCCTACTCAAAGATGTAGTGGAGCACGTAGCAGTAAAAAAGGTAGAAGCTATGGCGGGCTTACCGCTGATCAGCAGCTACTTTGATACTGAGAGCAGCAGCAAAAACGATGTGCTTACACCCAATGAGTTGGGACGCATTGTCGGTAAGCGCATGAAGTTTGATGAGAATGACCCGGCTCAGGGACTGTTCTTTGTCAATGACAAGAAAAAGGACTTTGCAGTAGTGAAGTTTGGCGAATGTATGCCCGGCAAGATCATCTTCAAAGTACCCCAAATGGCCTCTGGTATATACACCCTGGAAATCCGCTGCGGAGCGGACAAAATAGGTAAGCTCAAAGGCAGCCTCACTGTCGCATAA